From the genome of Candidatus Desulfarcum epimagneticum:
AAAACAAACGTATGAAGCGGGACCCTGAATTCTGGTCAGGGTACGATGAGCGACTTGAAACGTTCAAACTTGGCGTCATGCTGAAACAGGCTCGGGTTGAATCCGGTCTTACACAGGAACAAATCGCAAAGCGTCTTAAGACCACAAAATCCGTTGTTTCCCGGATGGAAAATCATGCCACTGATATTCGCCTTTCAACACTCGAAAAATTTGCCAGGGCTGTGGGACGAAAAATAGATGTCGTCCTGCGATAAAATAAAAGAGAAAATCGGATGATACGGATTCAGACAGGCGTTTCAAGGAATAAAGACGGGCGGACTTTCGCGTTGATCCCGGAAAAAATGTCGTCTTCCCCTTTGGATGTGCCATCCATTCAGGCGGACATCACGACACAGGAAATAGTGAATATCATCCGCGAGGGGAGAGAGAGAGGCCGGGCGCGGACTTTGGATGATAGCGCTATCAAGCATTATTGATGGCGTCGTAAAAAATCCGATCTACGGCGCGGAATTGGAAAGCC
Proteins encoded in this window:
- a CDS encoding Transcriptional regulator; translation: MKKMSDFQKYKNKRMKRDPEFWSGYDERLETFKLGVMLKQARVESGLTQEQIAKRLKTTKSVVSRMENHATDIRLSTLEKFARAVGRKIDVVLR
- a CDS encoding hypothetical protein (Evidence 5 : Unknown function), which encodes MIRIQTGVSRNKDGRTFALIPEKMSSSPLDVPSIQADITTQEIVNIIREGRERGRARTLDDSAIKHY